The genomic region GGGAGGAGACATTTCTGTAATTCGACCAAATATTTATTGCCAGCCACAGATATTTTAATCAAAATAATATCTTCCGAAGTTGGTTTTTACGATATCAGTTCTCTATGTGGATGATGAAGCACCGATGCTCGAACTATTCCAGCGATACCTGGAGAAGTCAGACGAGTTTACGGTAACAACCGCCTCGTCTGCTCCCGCTGCACTTCACCTGCTGAAATCGAATGGAACAGATGCCATAGTGTCCGATTACCAGATGCCGGGAATGGATGGCCTTGATTTTTTAAAGCAGGTCCGGGCAACGGATACGCATATCCCGTTCATCATGTTCACCGGCAAGGGATGGGAGACCATCGCCATCGAAGCCTTTGAGAACGGTGCGGATTTTTATATGAATAAAAGTTCTTCCGGGCCGGCAAAGTCGCTGTATGCCGATCTGATGCATAAGATCAAGATGGCGGTCTCACGAAGAAAGATTGAGCAGGCACTTGTCGAGAGCGAACTCCAGTACCGCCGTCTCTTCGAAACTGCACAGGATGCAATCCTGATACTGGACGGGAAGAGCGGTATGGTTACCGATGCAAACCAGTTCATTATCGATTTGCTGGGATACCAAAAGGAGTATTTTATCGGGAAACATCTCTGGGAACTGGGATTCATCCGGGACAAAACCATGGCCCAGACGGCATTTTCCGAACTGAAGACAAAAGGGTATATCCGGTACGAGGATCTCCCGCTCGAGACAAAAGACAAAAGAAGCATGGATGTCGAGTTCATCAGCAATGTCTATCCGGTGAATCATCACCTGGTCATCCAGTGCAATATCAGGGATATCACGGCCCGGAAATATACGGAAAAGGCGCTTGCCCAGGCCCGGCAGAAGCTGAAGCTCCTCTCCGGCATCAC from uncultured Methanoregula sp. harbors:
- a CDS encoding response regulator; amino-acid sequence: MVFTISVLYVDDEAPMLELFQRYLEKSDEFTVTTASSAPAALHLLKSNGTDAIVSDYQMPGMDGLDFLKQVRATDTHIPFIMFTGKGWETIAIEAFENGADFYMNKSSSGPAKSLYADLMHKIKMAVSRRKIEQALVESELQYRRLFETAQDAILILDGKSGMVTDANQFIIDLLGYQKEYFIGKHLWELGFIRDKTMAQTAFSELKTKGYIRYEDLPLETKDKRSMDVEFISNVYPVNHHLVIQCNIRDITARKYTEKALAQARQKLKLLSGITRHDINNQLMTLDGFLELLHQDVKDPALESYFTRIKDASSRIADMIRFTRDYEQIGVSAPAWLDCHTLVNTAEEDAQLGNVRVKNDLPPGISLLADPLIVKVFYNLMDNAVRYGGTITTIRFFLEEQDGNHVIVCEDDGAGVVPEEKEQIFDRGFGKNTGLGLTLSRDILAITGITIRENGTPGRGARFEISVPGNALQVPGTMADLKNNPSAVL